A single genomic interval of Flavihumibacter rivuli harbors:
- a CDS encoding TlpA family protein disulfide reductase yields MKRICFVILAILLMPGLRAQYVKKLGIAELEQHIVNSKKPLVVNFWATFCKPCLEELPYFFEQSKRHDSVELVLVSLDLPDYFPAKIDEFLLKRSMTGATHFWLNETNADTFCPRIDKSWDGALPVSLFVHPARQYRKFYNRALNPMEVEQAFRELLQ; encoded by the coding sequence ATGAAAAGGATCTGTTTTGTCATATTAGCTATACTGCTGATGCCCGGCCTTCGTGCACAATATGTAAAAAAACTGGGCATTGCAGAACTGGAGCAGCATATAGTCAATAGCAAAAAGCCGCTCGTAGTAAATTTCTGGGCCACATTTTGCAAGCCCTGCCTGGAAGAGCTGCCTTATTTTTTTGAGCAATCAAAGCGCCATGATTCAGTTGAGCTGGTCCTGGTGAGTCTTGACCTTCCTGATTATTTTCCCGCTAAGATTGATGAATTCCTGTTGAAAAGATCCATGACAGGAGCCACGCATTTTTGGTTGAACGAGACCAATGCAGATACGTTCTGTCCACGGATAGACAAATCCTGGGATGGCGCCCTTCCGGTTTCATTGTTTGTTCATCCTGCCAGGCAATACAGGAAATTCTATAACCGTGCCCTGAACCCGATGGAGGTAGAGCAGGCATTCAGGGAGTTGTTGCAATAA
- a CDS encoding TrmH family RNA methyltransferase: MTPERKKRLLSVLDKRQPDLTVILENIFDPHNIAAVMRSCDSIGIQEVFIVQTEAPRKKRWGARSSAGAKKWLTIHNFSDVDACVEAVRSKYDKIYTTHMNTDSRNLYDLDFTKGSMALVFGNELYGVSARMVSHSDGNFIIPQVGVIKSLNISVACAVTLYEAYRQRATAGLYDKRRLDDQTVNELAARWGYEWENFLKGEEPENAY, encoded by the coding sequence ATGACACCAGAAAGAAAGAAAAGGTTGCTATCGGTATTGGATAAGCGACAACCAGATCTGACAGTGATCCTTGAAAATATATTTGATCCCCATAATATAGCGGCTGTAATGAGGTCCTGCGATTCGATAGGGATACAGGAAGTTTTTATTGTACAGACAGAAGCGCCCAGGAAGAAAAGATGGGGGGCAAGGAGTAGTGCAGGTGCGAAGAAATGGCTTACTATACACAATTTCAGCGATGTGGATGCCTGCGTGGAAGCAGTGCGCAGTAAGTATGATAAGATTTACACTACCCATATGAATACGGATAGCCGGAACCTATACGACCTTGATTTTACAAAAGGGTCCATGGCGCTTGTGTTCGGCAATGAATTGTATGGGGTGAGCGCCCGGATGGTGAGCCATTCTGACGGGAATTTCATCATCCCCCAAGTAGGGGTGATCAAATCGCTGAATATATCCGTGGCTTGTGCGGTTACCCTGTATGAGGCTTACCGGCAGCGTGCCACGGCTGGTTTATATGATAAGCGGCGATTGGATGACCAGACGGTTAACGAACTTGCAGCCAGATGGGGATATGAATGGGAGAATTTCCTGAAAGGGGAAGAGCCTGAAAATGCCTATTAA
- a CDS encoding AsmA-like C-terminal region-containing protein: MLKKTLLIVGGIVLFVLVAAAAAPLLFKDKLVEIAKKEINNQLDAKVAFRDVSVSLFRRFPRLSVGLEELSVSGNDRFMKDTLIAARQIDIVVNLFSLLGSGPVSIKKVVLEEPRIHAIIDKDGKTNWDIMKADTAAQQDTHETGAFHLKLNNYAINNGRIKYEDRQGNMDLEIEGLEHEGSGDLTADEFTLNTSTSTKATNFTYEGIPWLSNVRSNIDADLKINTTTGKYAFEAAKLSLNDLEVNADGYFQLVNDSTYGMDIRFNTPSNDFKSLLSLVPAIYKNDFDQIKTSGTASFSGMVKGTYSPTRLPAYDVKAQVKDGAFHYPGLPMQVSKINLDLQASNADGQPDNTVINIPQASLLMGKEPFQFHLLYKQPLTAQFIDMAAKGKLDLSTIDQFIKLAAGTVVKGLVDADIKAKGNLNVVLQQKPGPFQAEGLIKIANLYYASAAFPQPIQNTNAIIQVSNPDGIPDNTVVNIPSGHVEFGADKVDFDLLLKQPASDPYFDAGVKGSFDLARVKQFYSFEPGTSLAGKLNGDIRVKGRKSMVDKEQYQSIDLGGSVLLNQVDYKTPDYPEGLQLRNATITMQPGKFRLVNSNGSFMGTNFSATGDLTNAIGYALKDEPLSGSLNMQADKVDLNKWMGTPVQEEGQPTEGSGPFLVPANINFTVNAAVDQVKYDNTNYNNVRGNLQIANETVDLRQVNMDALGGNIGLKGSYSTRQEKSRPAISLSYDLANLDVQQTFKAFNTVKYLAPVAEFISGKLNSSLTMNGHLGETMMPDLASLTGKGNLLLLEGVLSKFAPLEQLANKLQLTDLKQISVKDIKQYIEFVNGKVLVKPYKVKVKDIDMEIGGMHGFDQSLDYIVNLKVPRDKLGKEANQLVNGLAAEFTKKGLPVSMGETVSLKVKLGGTIKNPSFTYNLQDASNSLANELEQKAKDIAAEQKAKVDSIATATKKAAKDSLNTLKQQALADAQKSLQEKLSGKKDSASSGQSTQKRAEEMGKDLLNNLLRKKKKGTDSTRAN; encoded by the coding sequence ATGCTGAAGAAAACATTGTTGATCGTGGGTGGAATTGTGCTTTTTGTATTGGTAGCGGCGGCGGCGGCCCCTTTATTATTCAAGGATAAACTGGTTGAAATCGCTAAAAAGGAGATCAATAACCAGCTTGATGCGAAGGTTGCTTTCCGGGATGTTTCGGTTTCCCTCTTCAGGCGCTTCCCACGCTTATCGGTTGGGTTAGAGGAACTGTCGGTTTCGGGCAATGACAGGTTCATGAAGGATACCCTGATTGCGGCAAGGCAGATCGATATTGTGGTCAACCTTTTCAGCCTGCTGGGTAGTGGCCCTGTAAGTATCAAGAAGGTGGTACTGGAGGAACCCCGTATCCATGCCATTATTGATAAGGATGGCAAAACGAACTGGGACATCATGAAAGCGGACACTGCCGCCCAACAAGATACCCATGAAACCGGGGCATTCCACCTGAAACTGAACAATTACGCCATCAACAATGGACGGATCAAATACGAAGACCGCCAGGGGAATATGGACCTGGAAATTGAAGGACTTGAGCATGAAGGAAGCGGCGATCTTACGGCGGATGAGTTTACCCTCAACACCAGCACCAGTACCAAAGCAACAAACTTTACTTACGAAGGGATCCCCTGGCTGTCCAATGTCCGATCAAACATTGACGCAGACCTAAAGATCAATACGACGACAGGTAAGTATGCCTTTGAAGCAGCAAAACTATCCCTGAACGACCTCGAGGTAAATGCGGATGGATACTTCCAGCTCGTTAATGACAGTACTTATGGGATGGATATCCGCTTCAATACCCCTTCCAACGATTTTAAAAGCCTGCTCTCCCTGGTTCCTGCGATCTACAAGAATGATTTCGACCAGATTAAGACCAGCGGTACAGCAAGCTTTTCCGGTATGGTCAAAGGCACTTATTCCCCAACCAGGCTTCCGGCCTATGATGTAAAGGCCCAGGTAAAGGATGGGGCATTCCATTACCCGGGATTGCCCATGCAGGTAAGCAAGATCAACCTTGACCTTCAGGCATCTAACGCAGATGGGCAACCGGACAATACGGTTATCAATATCCCGCAGGCATCCCTGCTGATGGGAAAGGAACCTTTCCAATTCCATTTGTTGTATAAGCAGCCGCTTACGGCACAGTTCATTGACATGGCAGCAAAAGGGAAACTGGACCTATCTACCATTGACCAATTCATCAAACTGGCGGCAGGAACTGTTGTAAAAGGCCTGGTAGATGCAGATATCAAGGCAAAGGGCAACCTCAATGTTGTATTGCAGCAAAAACCCGGTCCATTCCAGGCAGAGGGGCTGATCAAGATCGCCAACCTGTACTACGCGTCCGCAGCGTTCCCCCAACCGATACAAAATACCAATGCGATCATCCAGGTTTCCAACCCGGATGGCATTCCTGATAATACCGTAGTGAATATCCCTAGTGGACACGTTGAATTTGGAGCCGATAAAGTTGATTTTGACCTGCTCCTAAAACAGCCGGCATCCGACCCCTATTTCGACGCCGGTGTAAAAGGTAGTTTCGACCTGGCCAGGGTAAAACAATTCTACAGCTTTGAACCCGGGACCAGCCTGGCAGGTAAACTAAATGGGGATATCAGGGTCAAAGGCAGAAAGTCAATGGTGGACAAGGAACAATACCAATCCATTGACCTGGGTGGCAGCGTATTGCTTAACCAGGTAGATTACAAGACTCCTGATTACCCGGAAGGCTTACAATTAAGGAATGCTACCATTACCATGCAGCCAGGAAAGTTCAGGTTGGTAAACTCAAACGGTTCATTCATGGGAACCAATTTCAGCGCAACAGGCGACCTGACTAACGCCATTGGTTATGCGCTGAAAGATGAACCATTGTCTGGTTCACTCAACATGCAGGCGGATAAAGTGGACCTGAACAAATGGATGGGCACACCGGTACAGGAAGAAGGTCAACCTACTGAAGGCAGCGGGCCATTCCTTGTTCCAGCCAATATCAATTTTACAGTGAATGCGGCAGTTGACCAGGTGAAATACGACAATACCAATTATAATAATGTCAGGGGTAACCTCCAGATTGCCAATGAAACCGTTGATCTCAGGCAGGTGAATATGGATGCTCTGGGGGGGAACATTGGCTTGAAAGGCTCCTACTCCACCCGCCAGGAGAAATCCAGGCCGGCGATCAGCCTGAGCTATGACCTGGCCAACCTTGATGTGCAGCAAACCTTCAAGGCATTCAACACGGTGAAATACCTTGCCCCGGTAGCTGAGTTCATTTCGGGGAAACTTAATTCCAGCCTGACCATGAATGGCCATCTGGGCGAGACCATGATGCCAGACCTGGCCTCCCTTACCGGTAAAGGCAACCTGCTCCTATTGGAAGGGGTGCTTTCAAAATTTGCGCCATTGGAACAACTGGCCAACAAACTCCAACTGACCGACCTGAAGCAGATCTCCGTCAAGGATATTAAGCAATACATTGAATTTGTAAACGGTAAGGTTCTGGTAAAACCCTATAAGGTCAAGGTAAAGGATATTGATATGGAGATCGGGGGTATGCACGGATTTGACCAGTCCCTCGATTACATCGTCAACCTTAAAGTACCCAGGGACAAGCTGGGTAAGGAAGCCAACCAACTGGTGAATGGGCTGGCAGCTGAATTCACAAAAAAGGGCCTACCCGTTTCGATGGGCGAAACCGTTAGCCTGAAAGTAAAACTAGGCGGAACCATAAAAAACCCATCCTTTACCTATAACCTCCAGGATGCTTCCAACAGCCTGGCCAATGAACTGGAGCAGAAAGCAAAGGATATTGCGGCTGAACAGAAAGCCAAAGTGGATAGTATCGCAACGGCTACAAAGAAAGCAGCTAAGGATTCGCTGAACACCCTGAAACAACAGGCCCTGGCGGATGCACAGAAATCACTGCAGGAAAAACTTAGCGGAAAGAAAGACTCCGCCAGTTCCGGTCAATCCACCCAGAAAAGGGCTGAAGAGATGGGAAAGGACCTCCTGAACAACCTGCTCAGGAAGAAAAAGAAAGGAACCGATAGTACCAGGGCCAACTAA
- a CDS encoding sodium-translocating pyrophosphatase: MDKLFYLVPAMGVIGLVYTLIKFAWVSKQDAGSDRMKEISNYIAEGAMAFLKAEWKILGYFVVIVSLLLGFMASKNENSHWTIALAFIIGAVFSALAGYIGMRIATKANVRTAHAARTSLSKALSVSFTGGSVMGLGVAGLAVLGLGGLFIVLVQAFAPGVAANDHLVAKAIEVLTGFSLGAESIALFARVGGGIYTKAADVGADLVGKVEAGIPEDDPRNPATIADNVGDNVGDVAGMGADLFGSYVATVLATMVLGQETIATDAFNGYSPILLPMLIAGVGIIFSIIGTWFVRISENAGISTDAVQKALNMGNWGSIILTAVASFFLVQYILPETTLSLRGFEFNRMDVFYAIVVGLIVGTLMSIITEYYTAMGKRPVLSIIRQSSTGHATNVIGGLAVGMESTFLPILVLAGGIFGSYYFAGLYGVAIAAAGMMATTAMQLAIDAFGPIADNAGGIAEMSELPKEVREKTDVLDAVGNTTAATGKGFAIASAALTALALFAAFVGVAGIDGIDIYKADVLASLFVGGMIPFIFSSLAIRAVGEAAMSMVEEVRRQFRTIPGIMEGTGKPEYDKCVAISTEASIKKMMLPGAIAIVSPIIIGFIMGPEALGGFLAGATVSGVLMGMFQNNAGGAWDNAKKSFEKGVEINGEIYYKKSEPHKASVTGDTVGDPFKDTSGPSMNILIKLMSIVSLVLAPTLAQIHGTRAEGGHGNHKVEKKVEIRVEAGDKADAQVKVNGTGADQALNGLIEALKKDGFAADGKLAVDFRNGKLTINGQEQPADVVKKYETFLAAGKEISFSINVEEK; encoded by the coding sequence ATGGACAAATTGTTTTACCTGGTTCCGGCAATGGGTGTTATCGGCTTGGTGTACACCCTCATCAAATTTGCCTGGGTATCCAAACAGGATGCAGGTTCCGACCGCATGAAAGAGATCAGTAACTACATTGCTGAGGGTGCTATGGCCTTCCTGAAGGCAGAATGGAAGATCCTCGGTTATTTCGTAGTGATCGTTTCCCTCCTACTGGGATTCATGGCCAGCAAGAATGAAAACTCACACTGGACCATCGCTTTAGCTTTCATCATTGGTGCCGTGTTCAGTGCATTGGCTGGTTATATTGGTATGCGTATCGCCACCAAGGCCAACGTTCGTACTGCCCATGCAGCCCGCACCAGCCTTTCCAAGGCCCTATCCGTATCCTTCACCGGAGGCTCCGTAATGGGTCTGGGTGTTGCCGGTCTGGCTGTTCTTGGTCTGGGTGGATTGTTCATTGTTCTGGTTCAGGCCTTTGCCCCTGGAGTGGCTGCTAACGACCACCTGGTGGCCAAAGCCATTGAAGTGCTGACCGGTTTCTCTTTGGGTGCTGAATCCATTGCCCTCTTTGCACGTGTGGGTGGCGGTATCTATACCAAGGCTGCCGACGTAGGTGCTGACCTGGTTGGTAAGGTAGAAGCAGGAATCCCTGAAGATGATCCGCGTAACCCAGCCACCATCGCTGATAACGTGGGTGATAACGTAGGTGACGTTGCCGGTATGGGTGCTGACCTGTTCGGTTCCTATGTTGCCACTGTTCTGGCTACCATGGTATTGGGACAGGAGACCATCGCAACCGATGCGTTCAATGGTTATTCCCCCATCCTCCTGCCTATGCTGATCGCAGGTGTGGGTATCATTTTCTCCATTATTGGTACCTGGTTCGTTCGCATTTCCGAAAATGCAGGTATCAGCACCGACGCTGTACAGAAAGCCCTGAACATGGGTAACTGGGGTTCCATTATCCTGACCGCAGTAGCCTCCTTCTTCCTTGTACAATACATTTTACCTGAGACTACCCTCTCCCTTCGCGGATTTGAATTCAACCGTATGGATGTGTTCTACGCGATCGTAGTTGGTCTGATCGTAGGTACCCTGATGAGTATCATTACCGAGTATTACACCGCTATGGGTAAGCGTCCGGTATTGTCTATCATCCGTCAATCATCAACCGGTCATGCCACTAACGTAATTGGTGGTCTTGCTGTAGGTATGGAATCAACCTTCCTGCCTATCCTCGTATTGGCCGGTGGTATCTTCGGTTCCTATTATTTCGCAGGCCTTTACGGTGTTGCCATCGCAGCAGCCGGTATGATGGCTACTACCGCCATGCAGCTGGCTATTGACGCTTTCGGTCCCATCGCGGATAACGCCGGTGGAATCGCAGAAATGAGCGAACTGCCCAAGGAAGTAAGGGAGAAGACCGACGTACTGGATGCAGTAGGTAATACTACCGCTGCCACCGGTAAAGGTTTTGCTATCGCTTCTGCAGCATTGACAGCCCTTGCCCTTTTTGCCGCCTTCGTTGGTGTTGCTGGCATCGATGGTATCGATATTTATAAGGCAGATGTACTGGCCTCCCTGTTCGTGGGTGGCATGATCCCCTTTATCTTCTCTTCACTCGCTATCCGTGCAGTTGGAGAAGCTGCCATGTCAATGGTGGAAGAAGTTCGCCGCCAGTTCCGTACCATTCCCGGAATCATGGAAGGAACAGGAAAGCCCGAATATGATAAGTGCGTAGCTATCTCTACTGAAGCTTCCATCAAAAAAATGATGTTGCCTGGTGCCATAGCTATCGTATCCCCCATCATCATTGGTTTCATCATGGGACCTGAAGCACTGGGTGGATTCCTTGCAGGTGCGACTGTGAGCGGTGTACTGATGGGTATGTTCCAGAACAATGCCGGTGGTGCCTGGGATAATGCCAAGAAGTCTTTCGAAAAGGGTGTTGAGATCAATGGTGAGATCTACTATAAAAAATCCGAACCCCATAAGGCTTCTGTAACAGGTGATACCGTAGGTGACCCCTTCAAGGATACCTCTGGTCCATCTATGAACATCCTCATTAAACTTATGAGTATTGTTTCCCTGGTACTGGCCCCAACCCTTGCCCAGATCCATGGCACCAGGGCCGAAGGCGGTCATGGTAACCATAAAGTGGAAAAGAAAGTGGAGATCCGCGTGGAAGCCGGCGACAAGGCCGATGCACAGGTTAAGGTCAACGGTACCGGCGCAGACCAGGCTTTGAACGGCCTGATCGAAGCCTTGAAAAAGGATGGTTTCGCTGCCGATGGAAAACTGGCAGTAGATTTCCGTAATGGTAAACTGACCATCAATGGCCAGGAACAACCAGCCGATGTTGTTAAGAAATATGAAACTTTCCTGGCTGCAGGAAAAGAAATTTCCTTCAGCATTAATGTTGAAGAGAAATAA
- a CDS encoding BlaI/MecI/CopY family transcriptional regulator — MAAQKYIKPTESELEILQVLWQKGLASVREVHEELAMTKDVGYTTTLKLMQIMHEKGLVKRDDSVKTHIYQAAVSKEKTQKHLLGKMIDGLFGGSPTQLVIQALGNHKASPKELEQIQELLNNLKKQ, encoded by the coding sequence ATGGCAGCCCAGAAATACATTAAACCTACGGAAAGCGAATTGGAGATCCTGCAGGTACTTTGGCAAAAAGGCCTGGCCAGCGTTCGGGAGGTACACGAAGAATTGGCAATGACCAAGGATGTCGGTTACACGACCACACTCAAACTCATGCAGATCATGCATGAAAAAGGGCTGGTAAAAAGGGACGACTCTGTGAAGACCCATATTTACCAGGCAGCAGTCAGTAAGGAAAAGACCCAGAAGCACCTGTTAGGGAAAATGATTGACGGATTGTTTGGGGGCTCCCCTACCCAGCTGGTCATCCAGGCATTGGGTAACCACAAGGCGTCACCGAAAGAACTGGAACAGATCCAGGAATTATTAAACAACCTCAAAAAGCAATAA
- a CDS encoding M56 family metallopeptidase, with product MLHPGNAAVLEALGWTLLNSWWQFGILWLGFSVVVRILPSLAASRKYQLALLALGLGSLWVFISFLFRWAELTTSTYYPLTVEDNSTFNYYSSIRSLLDQVLPWAALAYLGWLLFQFARLGGIWLQMRRLQQSAYAKVPVEWRLFVQEMQGHMHIARKISIGLTEKFDSPLVMGWLKPMILLPVASLNQLTKDQLEAILIHEMAHIKRNDYFWNLLVALAEVLFRFNPFACKLIQEIRAEREHSCDDWVLQFPFSPANYAEALLRLEQNRQFRPALLIAASGSHHQLLLTRVQRMLGIHTPAKPERAKAASLSLSMLLFMMLTLVQPELKVAELLVKNINSPAIAKGLEASYPVIREDKKPLRQVPPRRRRNDQASRQGSTVTEISTPEKPGLGKNLEEVLKVAAYFDGGNDQHFFTRTANEETRVFSLVTPGSPQLPEEASQAMQPYVPTKSFEFILTDTASPEQRHARARMKHAEEASLQAKLALEQLNLDKLARELKKQGVDEEVLKRELEKAMAQVDWKQIEKETQKMMEENRIRQVEAQLIHTRELQKQYQLQKQQLKELEQQLQWQEQHYKEMIEQQKEEIQNKQKAIQSKKKVVHI from the coding sequence ATGCTCCACCCAGGTAACGCTGCAGTATTGGAAGCGTTAGGCTGGACACTGCTGAACAGTTGGTGGCAATTCGGGATCTTGTGGTTGGGATTTTCAGTAGTAGTTCGCATACTTCCTTCTCTGGCTGCATCCCGTAAATACCAGCTGGCCCTCCTTGCTTTGGGCCTGGGTTCCTTATGGGTGTTCATTTCCTTCCTTTTCCGCTGGGCAGAGTTGACCACCAGCACCTATTATCCTTTAACCGTTGAAGACAATAGTACTTTCAATTATTATTCCTCAATAAGAAGTCTTTTGGACCAGGTCCTGCCCTGGGCCGCACTGGCCTATTTGGGTTGGCTGCTCTTCCAGTTTGCCCGGTTGGGTGGTATCTGGTTACAAATGAGAAGGCTTCAGCAGTCTGCCTATGCCAAGGTCCCCGTGGAATGGCGCCTTTTTGTGCAGGAAATGCAGGGGCATATGCATATCGCACGAAAGATATCAATCGGGCTGACCGAAAAATTTGATTCCCCATTGGTGATGGGTTGGCTGAAACCCATGATATTATTGCCGGTGGCTTCGCTGAACCAATTGACAAAGGACCAGTTGGAGGCCATCCTGATCCATGAGATGGCCCATATCAAACGCAATGATTATTTCTGGAACTTGCTGGTGGCCCTTGCAGAAGTATTGTTCAGGTTCAATCCATTCGCATGCAAGCTCATCCAGGAAATCAGGGCAGAGCGGGAACACAGTTGCGATGATTGGGTACTCCAATTCCCTTTTTCACCGGCTAACTATGCAGAGGCTCTTCTAAGGCTGGAACAGAATCGTCAATTCAGGCCGGCATTGCTGATAGCAGCCAGCGGCTCCCACCACCAATTGCTCCTGACCCGCGTGCAGCGCATGCTGGGTATCCATACCCCTGCTAAGCCGGAAAGGGCAAAAGCAGCCTCCCTTTCTCTTTCCATGCTCCTTTTCATGATGCTTACCCTGGTCCAACCTGAGCTAAAGGTGGCCGAATTGCTTGTGAAAAATATCAACTCCCCAGCTATTGCCAAGGGGCTGGAAGCCAGCTACCCGGTAATCAGGGAAGATAAAAAGCCACTCCGCCAGGTTCCCCCAAGAAGAAGAAGGAACGATCAGGCCAGCCGGCAAGGATCAACGGTAACAGAAATTTCCACTCCGGAAAAGCCCGGTTTAGGGAAAAACCTTGAAGAGGTACTGAAGGTAGCAGCATATTTCGATGGGGGGAATGACCAGCATTTTTTTACCCGTACCGCCAATGAAGAAACCAGGGTATTTTCACTGGTCACCCCAGGATCTCCTCAATTGCCGGAAGAAGCCAGCCAAGCCATGCAGCCCTATGTACCGACCAAAAGCTTTGAATTTATCCTCACCGATACAGCTAGCCCCGAACAAAGACATGCCCGAGCCAGGATGAAACACGCTGAAGAGGCCAGCCTGCAGGCAAAATTGGCCCTTGAGCAACTAAATCTTGACAAACTGGCCAGGGAGCTTAAAAAGCAGGGGGTGGACGAGGAAGTGCTGAAAAGGGAACTGGAAAAAGCCATGGCCCAGGTTGACTGGAAACAAATAGAAAAGGAGACCCAGAAAATGATGGAAGAAAACAGGATCAGGCAGGTAGAAGCCCAGCTGATCCATACAAGGGAATTGCAAAAGCAATACCAGCTACAAAAGCAACAATTGAAAGAATTGGAACAACAACTACAATGGCAGGAACAGCATTATAAAGAGATGATCGAACAACAAAAGGAAGAGATCCAAAACAAACAAAAAGCTATCCAGTCAAAAAAGAAAGTGGTTCATATCTGA
- a CDS encoding WbqC family protein → MSGNLKNTLSLNIDLQYFASVNWFKKAVKYKYLNIIIYVPHEKVSFRNRCWLGSGHGLMRLSIPLISGRDQRTPYGKIRTAGGRWKVEHWRGIVSCYNRSPWFEHYRDELAALFEQPTESLVEWNLSGLQWVNRQLGGIWEMNVVDSPAIDGALSPEALRQVAGEFLPNNQASWLETYPVQRYPQVFEERNGFLPGLSILDLLFCMGPKKTLEILKNE, encoded by the coding sequence ATGTCAGGTAATTTAAAAAATACATTATCATTAAATATTGATTTACAATATTTTGCAAGTGTTAATTGGTTTAAAAAAGCTGTTAAATATAAATATTTAAATATTATTATATATGTACCTCATGAAAAAGTGAGTTTTCGGAACCGTTGCTGGCTTGGAAGTGGTCATGGATTGATGCGTTTGTCCATTCCCCTGATTTCGGGCAGGGACCAGCGAACGCCTTATGGGAAGATCCGGACGGCTGGTGGAAGGTGGAAAGTGGAGCATTGGAGGGGGATCGTTTCCTGTTATAATCGGTCTCCCTGGTTTGAGCACTACCGTGACGAACTGGCAGCTTTATTTGAGCAGCCTACAGAATCGCTGGTCGAATGGAACCTGTCTGGCTTGCAATGGGTCAATCGCCAGTTGGGTGGAATCTGGGAGATGAACGTGGTTGATAGCCCCGCCATTGACGGTGCTCTATCACCTGAAGCTCTTCGTCAGGTAGCAGGTGAATTCCTTCCCAATAACCAGGCTTCCTGGTTGGAAACCTATCCCGTACAACGGTACCCGCAAGTCTTCGAAGAACGGAATGGATTCCTTCCGGGTTTATCCATCCTTGACCTGCTTTTCTGTATGGGGCCAAAGAAGACCCTGGAGATCCTGAAAAATGAATAG
- a CDS encoding LEA type 2 family protein → MQLKWLLAAAPLAFLGACKQPQIPEYQAFENFRINKVGLGESVVSADIKYYNPNNFALQLRGAELDVSINNRYVGRTVLDTLVTIPKMDTFYLPMQMKVDMKQLVSNALSLLINSEIDVKVNGKVKMGKSGVYFNVPVNYQGKQEIDW, encoded by the coding sequence ATGCAATTAAAATGGCTGTTGGCCGCAGCTCCCCTAGCCTTCCTGGGAGCCTGTAAGCAACCCCAGATTCCGGAATACCAGGCCTTTGAAAACTTTAGGATCAATAAAGTAGGATTAGGGGAGTCTGTCGTTTCGGCAGACATCAAATATTATAACCCGAATAATTTCGCCTTGCAGTTAAGGGGGGCGGAACTGGATGTTTCGATAAATAACCGCTATGTTGGAAGGACCGTATTGGACACCCTGGTGACGATCCCGAAAATGGACACCTTCTATTTGCCGATGCAAATGAAGGTTGACATGAAACAGTTGGTCTCGAACGCCCTCTCCCTTTTGATCAATTCCGAGATCGATGTGAAGGTGAATGGTAAGGTTAAGATGGGAAAATCAGGGGTCTATTTTAACGTACCGGTCAATTACCAGGGGAAGCAGGAGATCGACTGGTGA
- a CDS encoding heavy-metal-associated domain-containing protein, whose amino-acid sequence MKKIIGIMLLVLGFGINASAQAKKASVTVAISTPTVQCEMCKDRIEKWMARETGVTKTVVDYKRKTTKVTYLTDRTNVENIKTAIANIGYDADDVTANEESYQKLPKCCKKPADGGGMKKN is encoded by the coding sequence ATGAAAAAGATAATCGGGATCATGTTATTGGTTTTGGGCTTTGGCATCAATGCAAGTGCCCAGGCCAAAAAAGCTTCTGTCACGGTCGCCATTTCTACCCCTACAGTTCAGTGTGAAATGTGCAAGGATAGGATCGAAAAGTGGATGGCAAGGGAAACAGGGGTAACCAAAACGGTGGTGGATTACAAAAGGAAGACCACAAAGGTTACCTACCTGACCGACCGGACCAATGTTGAAAATATCAAGACAGCGATTGCCAATATCGGGTATGATGCGGATGACGTTACAGCAAATGAGGAGTCTTATCAAAAGCTACCCAAATGCTGTAAGAAACCAGCAGATGGTGGCGGGATGAAAAAGAATTAG